In the Deltaproteobacteria bacterium genome, one interval contains:
- the aspA gene encoding aspartate ammonia-lyase (catalyzes the formation of fumarate from aspartate) → NKKSGEFKNIIKIGRTHLQDATPITLGQEFSAYSAQIRKGIHRVTQTLDGLAELAIGGTAVGTGINTHPQFGKKVCQKLVEETGFKFRETDNHFEAQAAKDACVFTSGALKTLAVSLMKIVNDLRWLASGPRCGLFEIELPTLQAGSSIMPGKLNPVIPEAVAQIAAQVIGNDAAITIGCQAGNFELNVMMPLIAHNLIESVELLSSAALSLADKCVLGIKANEKHCEAMVEKSLAMVTSLAPVLGYDKSAKLAKEAFAKNETIRALLEEEKILPKKELEKLLDPRSMLAPKKD, encoded by the coding sequence CAATAAAAAATCGGGTGAGTTCAAAAACATTATCAAAATCGGCAGAACGCATTTGCAAGACGCCACACCGATCACACTCGGTCAGGAGTTTTCAGCTTATTCCGCGCAAATTCGAAAAGGGATTCATCGCGTCACACAAACTTTGGATGGACTCGCGGAACTTGCCATTGGCGGCACTGCCGTTGGAACAGGCATCAACACCCATCCCCAGTTTGGTAAAAAAGTTTGTCAGAAACTTGTGGAAGAAACCGGTTTCAAATTTCGTGAGACCGACAATCATTTCGAAGCACAAGCCGCAAAAGACGCCTGCGTCTTCACCAGCGGCGCTCTCAAAACGCTGGCAGTGAGTCTGATGAAAATTGTCAACGACCTCCGATGGCTGGCTTCCGGCCCGCGTTGCGGGCTTTTTGAAATTGAACTTCCCACATTGCAAGCCGGTTCCTCCATCATGCCGGGAAAACTCAATCCGGTTATTCCGGAAGCGGTTGCGCAGATTGCCGCACAGGTAATCGGCAACGACGCCGCCATCACCATCGGCTGTCAGGCGGGCAATTTTGAACTCAATGTAATGATGCCGTTGATTGCCCACAATCTCATCGAATCCGTGGAACTCTTGAGCAGTGCGGCTTTGAGTCTTGCCGACAAATGCGTGCTCGGCATCAAGGCAAATGAAAAACATTGTGAAGCCATGGTGGAAAAAAGCCTCGCGATGGTCACCTCTCTGGCACCTGTATTGGGTTACGACAAATCCGCAAAGCTCGCCAAAGAGGCTTTTGCCAAGAATGAAACGATCCGCGCCCTGCTCGAAGAGGAAAAAATCCTCCCCAAAAAAGAGCTTGAAAAATTGCTGGATCCCAGATCTATGCTAGCCCCAAAGAAAGACTAA